The following coding sequences are from one Lolium rigidum isolate FL_2022 chromosome 6, APGP_CSIRO_Lrig_0.1, whole genome shotgun sequence window:
- the LOC124660194 gene encoding phospholipase A1-Igamma1, chloroplastic-like: MSCSSNLSLAGTRTVLPLCRPAAPLPSQHLTSRRRRSSSRLVVTSVLSTEETKAPAKEKRASVIGDMERGTLAEESGRSDGQLTSRWREIHGSNNWEGLLDPIDTVLRGELIRYGEFAQACYDSFDYDRFSRYCGTCKYPPKTFFDDVGLAGVGYDVTRYIYATSHVHLPNFSIAKHNPLDDRMWSETATFIGFIAVSSDAETARIGRRDIAIAWRGTVTKLEWVEDVSAFLRPISQYGIPCEDPRVKVEAGFADLYTGKDPSCKFCKYSAREQVLAEVRKLVELYAGKGEEVSVTVTGHSLGSAMAMLSAYDIAETGANVSPSADVKAPVCVYSFSGPRVGNTWFGERFERELGIKALRILNVHDTVPKVPGILTEAFVPMPLLRLADALGLPSVYSHIGVLLALDHEVSPFLKRTFDLACFHNLEAHLHLLDGYTGRGREFQLGGRDPALVNKAADFLKDEHMVPSGWRQELNKGMVRTEEGKWTLPHRPRDVEEHPDDTDLHLAQLGLAVAAAT, encoded by the coding sequence ATGTCGTGCTCCTCCAACCTCTCGCTCGCCGGTACCCGGACCGTGCTGCCTCTGTgccggccggcggcgccgctGCCCTCGCAGCACTTGACAAGCCGTCGACGGCGCTCGTCCTCTCGGCTGGTGGTCACCTCGGTGCTGTCGACCGAAGAAACAAAAGCACCAGCGAAAGAGAAGCGGGCGTCCGTCATCGGCGACATGGAGCGCGGCACACTGGCCGAGGAGTCCGGGCGGTCGGACGGCCAGCTGACATCTCGGTGGCGGGAGATCCACGGCAGCAACAACTGGGAAGGGCTGCTGGACCCCATCGACACGGTGCTCCGGGGCGAGCTCATCCGGTACGGCGAGTTCGCGCAGGCCTGCTACGACTCCTTCGACTACGACCGCTTCTCCCGCTACTGCGGCACCTGCAAGTACCCGCCCAAGACCTTCTTCGACGACGTTGGCCTCGCCGGCGTCGGCTACGACGTCACCCGCTACATCTACGCCACCTCCCACGTCCACCTCCCTAACTTCAGCATCGCCAAGCACAACCCCCTGGACGACCGGATGTGGAGCGAGACCGCCACCTTCATCGGCTTCATCGCCGTGTCCTCGGACGCGGAGACggcgcgcatcggccgccgcgacATCGCCATTGCGTGGCGCGGCACCGTGACCAAGCTTGAGTGGGTGGAGGACGTGAGCGCGTTCCTGAGGCCCATCAGCCAGTACGGGATACCGTGCGAGGACCCGAGGGTGAAGGTGGAGGCGGGGTTCGCCGATCTCTACACCGGCAAGGACCCGTCGTGCAAGTTCTGCAAGTACTCGGCGCGGGAGCAGGTGCTGGCCGAGGTGCGGAAGCTGGTGGAGCTGTACGCCGGGAAGGGCGAGGAGGTGAGCGTGACGGTCACCGGCCACAGCCTCGGCAGCGCCATGGCCATGCTCAGCGCGTATGACATCGCCGAGACCGGCGCCAACGTGTCGCCGTCGGCCGACGTGAAGGCGCCCGTGTGCGTCTACTCCTTCTCCGGCCCACGCGTGGGGAACACCTGGTTCGGGGAGCGGTTCGAGCGGGAGCTGGGCATCAAGGCGCTGCGCATCCTCAACGTGCACGACACGGTGCCCAAGGTTCCCGGCATCCTGACGGAGGCGTTCGTCCCCATGCCGCTGCTGCGGTTGGCGGACGCGCTGGGGCTGCCCAGCGTCTACTCCCACATCGGCGTCTTGCTGGCGCTGGACCACGAGGTGTCGCCGTTCCTCAAGCGCACCTTCGACCTGGCGTGCTTCCACAACCTAGAGGCGCACCTCCACCTGCTCGACGGATACACGGGCCGCGGCAGGGAGTTCCAGCTCGGCGGGAGAGACCCGGCGCTCGTGAACAAGGCCGCCGACTTCCTCAAGGACGAGCACATGGTGCCGTCCGGCTGGCGGCAGGAGCTGAACAAGGGCATGGTCAGGACGGAGGAAGGGAAGTGGACGCTGCCGCACCGCCCCAGGGACGTCGAGGAGCACCCGGATGACACCGACCTCCACCTCGCGCAGctcggcctcgccgtcgccgccgccacctga